Proteins from one Phycisphaeraceae bacterium genomic window:
- a CDS encoding HDIG domain-containing protein, translating to MASEERANRPEGPISRRSEIRRKLGVDRAWVRSPAVVQTTAVAAIFAIVAWVLCDWSRQQSRWVEGRILTEPLLNRVDYQLENEALTRQERELARRIAPRLYVVNRSYLESLRATIEGLPQAVAGKTSVSEVDASLIETFGLDDRSLLLLQAHQDERGPTTAWRVAAESFITSISGRMPLLARDEFQRFATAAGREVVISHGSQDQHTQSVPIGNAAIQLPDGDPSRFRESLLKIAAEAGFATEVAPIVVRALLSDPQPTLRFDEVATLARAEAAAAAVEPVMQAHPRGEVIGMPGDPITRERIQRLDEERAQTFARTPVVNRWTNSVGLLGLCALLAGALCVGLAIFRPTLLGDIAKLSLLLLGMLVMLLVAVVVSASFPRFEGLIAISVTLLAASSVALLYDRRTAIVTAAAQTSLLALALEEPLGFVLASLLTAVTYVALLRDVRHRSALVRATALTAGVGALAFAFVELVHTPLGGGGVMQVIGAAVFAAGGTFLTGFLLIGALPSMERTFGVVTGLTLAELRDPRQPLLRQLQEKAPGTWTHSLQVANIAEAAAEAIGADGLLTYVGALYHDIGKMNKPEYFVENQVGGQNRHDRLTPAMSLLVIIGHVKDGVELAAEYRLPKAIRHMIEAHHGTTLVEYFFHEAQRRASRDADEPVELDESAWRYPGPRPQTSEAAILLICDAVESATRTLAEPTPARIEQLVHTIIRRRLEDGQFDDCPLTFRQLRTLEESIAKSLGSIYHGRVAYPSTSGADDDGEGEPPEDTTGGPLHPRTQPSPGTRRAVA from the coding sequence ATGGCAAGCGAGGAACGGGCAAACCGACCCGAGGGGCCCATCAGTCGAAGGAGTGAAATCCGACGCAAGCTGGGTGTCGACCGCGCCTGGGTCCGCAGCCCGGCCGTGGTGCAGACGACGGCCGTCGCCGCGATCTTCGCCATCGTGGCCTGGGTGCTCTGCGATTGGTCTCGCCAGCAGTCCCGCTGGGTCGAAGGGCGAATCCTCACCGAGCCGCTCCTCAACCGGGTCGACTACCAGCTTGAGAACGAGGCGCTCACACGCCAGGAGCGCGAGCTCGCCCGGCGCATCGCGCCGCGCCTCTATGTCGTCAATCGTTCGTACCTCGAGTCGCTCCGCGCGACAATCGAGGGACTGCCGCAGGCGGTCGCCGGGAAGACCTCGGTGTCGGAGGTGGACGCGTCGCTCATCGAGACCTTCGGACTGGATGATCGCTCGCTGCTCCTGCTCCAGGCACACCAGGACGAGCGCGGCCCGACGACGGCGTGGCGGGTCGCCGCGGAGTCGTTCATCACCTCAATCTCGGGCCGAATGCCGCTCCTTGCGCGCGACGAGTTCCAGCGCTTTGCGACCGCCGCCGGCCGCGAAGTGGTCATCTCGCACGGATCGCAGGATCAGCACACGCAGAGCGTCCCCATCGGCAATGCCGCGATTCAGTTGCCCGACGGAGATCCTTCTCGCTTCCGCGAGAGTCTGCTGAAGATCGCAGCCGAGGCAGGGTTTGCCACCGAAGTCGCCCCGATCGTCGTGCGCGCGCTCCTCTCGGATCCGCAGCCGACCCTGCGCTTCGACGAGGTCGCGACCCTCGCGCGGGCCGAGGCCGCCGCCGCCGCAGTCGAACCGGTCATGCAGGCGCACCCCCGCGGCGAAGTGATCGGCATGCCCGGCGATCCAATCACGCGCGAGCGGATTCAGCGGCTCGATGAGGAGCGCGCTCAGACCTTTGCGCGAACTCCGGTTGTCAATCGCTGGACCAATTCCGTGGGACTCCTCGGGCTCTGCGCACTCCTCGCCGGAGCGCTCTGCGTTGGATTGGCCATCTTCCGGCCCACGCTGCTCGGAGACATCGCAAAGCTGTCGCTGCTCCTGTTGGGCATGCTGGTGATGTTGCTCGTCGCGGTGGTCGTCTCCGCCAGCTTCCCTCGCTTCGAAGGACTCATCGCGATCAGCGTCACGCTCCTTGCTGCGTCAAGCGTGGCGCTCCTCTATGACCGCCGAACGGCGATCGTGACTGCGGCGGCCCAGACCTCGCTCCTTGCTCTCGCCCTCGAGGAGCCGCTTGGCTTCGTGCTCGCATCGCTCCTGACCGCGGTGACCTATGTGGCGCTTCTGCGCGATGTCCGACACCGCTCGGCACTGGTGCGAGCGACGGCCCTGACCGCCGGTGTCGGCGCGCTTGCCTTCGCGTTCGTGGAGCTGGTGCACACACCGCTCGGGGGCGGTGGCGTCATGCAGGTCATCGGTGCCGCGGTCTTTGCCGCCGGGGGCACCTTCCTGACGGGATTCCTGCTGATCGGTGCGCTGCCCAGCATGGAACGCACCTTCGGCGTCGTCACCGGTCTCACGCTCGCCGAGCTTCGCGATCCACGGCAGCCGCTGCTGCGACAGCTCCAGGAGAAGGCGCCGGGCACCTGGACCCACTCGCTCCAGGTGGCCAACATCGCTGAGGCCGCCGCCGAAGCGATCGGTGCCGATGGATTGCTCACCTATGTCGGCGCGCTCTACCACGACATCGGCAAGATGAACAAGCCCGAGTACTTCGTGGAGAATCAGGTCGGCGGACAGAACCGACACGATCGACTCACGCCGGCCATGAGCCTGCTTGTCATCATCGGGCATGTGAAGGATGGCGTGGAGCTCGCCGCCGAGTATCGCCTGCCAAAGGCGATTCGCCACATGATCGAAGCCCACCACGGCACGACGCTGGTTGAGTACTTCTTTCATGAGGCGCAGCGCCGCGCCTCGCGCGACGCGGACGAGCCCGTCGAACTCGACGAGAGCGCCTGGCGTTATCCCGGCCCCCGCCCCCAGACGAGCGAGGCGGCGATCCTTCTCATCTGCGACGCCGTGGAGAGCGCCACCCGCACGCTCGCCGAGCCGACGCCCGCGCGCATCGAGCAGCTCGTCCACACGATCATTCGACGCCGCCTCGAGGACGGCCAGTTCGACGACTGCCCGCTCACCTTCCGCCAGCTCCGCACTCTTGAAGAGTCGATCGCCAAGAGCCTCGGCTCGATCTATCACGGGCGCGTGGCGTATCCATCGACCTCCGGTGCTGATGACGACGGTGAGGGCGAACCGCCCGAGGACACCACTGGCGGTCCCCTTCACCCGCGCACGCAGCCCTCACCGGGCACGCGCCGCGCGGTCGCCTGA
- a CDS encoding efflux RND transporter permease subunit — MNVIGFFARRPVPVGLMTATLVIGGLWSALTIRREFFPELEPDMARVAMPYPGATPEEVEESIARKVEDALADIEEVDRIETTVFENGGSVVIKFIDGADLRKRVDDIRSAIAALQDLPEEADRITVSEFEPNLPVIQLALSGEVGEEALKRGMRRIADDLRALPGMGQVRVSGVRDYEIRIDCDQGKLIQHGIPITRVADAVNAWMRKIPGGRIRTPDGDLNVRTIGAEERAATIQQIVLKADPDGSMVRVGDVARVREDFVDIDYDYRFNGRPAAGLIVFKVGNEDAIRIAELVRGYVAGRRGEPLTAGFGDWARGSPRRIGYEAGRAVQEPLPGELTTHNELARIIEGRLELLTRNALQGAALVFICLMLGIQWRAAFWVMVGIGVAVGGTLLGMQLANVTLNLLTMFGLLVVLGMLADDAIVVSENIERTYREGASPEDAAEHGTRRVFWPIVGSVSTTIVAFLPLAMVKGRIGEMLGALPWVVAIALAMSVLEATTMLPRHMASGLQHMAEGRGARIDRLLGRWTRWRESIGWPRLIGFYGTLVEQCVRHRYVTTAAAIALSMISLAMVAGGRVTFTFLPADDSENMVVDFRLPMGSSIEQTRAFARRVEIAAQGQPEVKAVIAQVGVRTNFETSLAEDAASHVGQIFLELTPVESRERRSSEVIDAIRTALGSVDETESFRFTEISGGPGGADITLEVRSEDSGEVRAVADAIKLRLTAFTGVQDIADDSFASQPELRVSIRPAAAALGFTPAEVARQLRGSLFGLDAHVYSAEREDIDVRVRLDENSRRRAAMVQDLWLISPTGQRVPLKEIAEVRRATGFAAIRRIDRERTVTVTADCITGVSPEEIMRELRPQIAEILAAHPEVRVRDGGRQKDLNEAFSTLPSAAMAAFAMIYVILAWLFSSYVQPFAVMMAIPFGIIGVVWGHLFLGFDLTFLSIIGFVALAGVVVNNSLILVDFANAGRRDGLSLQDALIQAGRKRLRPILLTTTTTVLGLSPLILETSFQARFLIPMAISLCGGLISSAFLTLLLLPAILMIFDDIRKLPARLLGVSSPP, encoded by the coding sequence GTGAATGTCATTGGCTTCTTCGCGCGGCGCCCCGTGCCCGTCGGGTTGATGACCGCGACGCTGGTGATCGGCGGCCTCTGGTCGGCGCTGACCATTCGCCGCGAGTTCTTCCCCGAGCTTGAACCGGACATGGCGCGCGTCGCCATGCCCTATCCCGGGGCCACGCCCGAAGAGGTCGAGGAGTCGATTGCGCGCAAGGTCGAGGATGCCCTCGCGGACATCGAGGAAGTCGATCGCATCGAGACGACGGTCTTCGAGAACGGCGGCAGCGTCGTCATCAAGTTCATCGACGGTGCCGACCTGCGCAAGCGCGTCGATGACATCCGAAGTGCCATCGCGGCGCTTCAGGATCTTCCTGAAGAGGCCGACCGGATCACCGTCTCGGAGTTCGAACCGAACCTACCGGTGATCCAGCTCGCGCTCTCGGGCGAAGTGGGCGAAGAGGCCCTGAAGAGGGGCATGCGTCGGATCGCTGATGACCTTCGGGCGCTGCCGGGCATGGGGCAGGTGCGCGTCTCGGGCGTGCGCGACTACGAAATCCGCATTGATTGCGACCAAGGCAAGCTCATCCAGCATGGCATTCCCATCACGCGCGTAGCCGATGCGGTGAACGCGTGGATGCGAAAGATTCCCGGCGGCCGCATTCGCACGCCCGATGGCGATCTCAATGTGCGCACGATCGGTGCCGAGGAGCGGGCGGCGACGATTCAACAGATCGTCCTCAAGGCCGACCCTGACGGCAGCATGGTCCGCGTGGGCGATGTCGCGCGCGTGCGCGAGGACTTTGTCGACATCGACTACGACTATCGCTTCAACGGGCGGCCTGCGGCGGGGCTCATCGTCTTCAAGGTCGGGAACGAGGACGCGATCCGCATCGCCGAACTTGTCCGCGGCTATGTGGCTGGTCGCCGAGGCGAGCCGCTCACGGCCGGGTTTGGCGACTGGGCGCGCGGGAGCCCTCGAAGAATCGGCTACGAGGCCGGCCGCGCCGTGCAGGAGCCACTGCCCGGAGAGCTGACCACGCACAATGAACTCGCTCGCATCATCGAGGGGCGCCTCGAGCTGCTCACTCGTAATGCGCTCCAGGGTGCGGCGCTCGTCTTCATCTGCCTCATGCTGGGCATCCAGTGGCGCGCGGCCTTCTGGGTCATGGTCGGAATCGGCGTGGCCGTCGGCGGCACGCTTCTGGGCATGCAGCTCGCGAATGTGACCCTCAACCTGCTCACCATGTTCGGCCTGTTGGTGGTGCTCGGCATGCTGGCCGATGACGCCATCGTGGTGAGCGAGAACATCGAGCGCACCTATCGGGAAGGAGCCTCGCCCGAGGATGCCGCCGAACATGGAACGCGGCGAGTCTTCTGGCCGATCGTCGGCAGCGTCTCGACCACCATCGTCGCCTTCCTTCCGCTGGCGATGGTGAAGGGCCGCATCGGGGAGATGCTGGGAGCCCTGCCGTGGGTCGTGGCGATTGCGCTCGCCATGAGCGTGCTTGAGGCAACCACCATGCTTCCGCGGCACATGGCGTCGGGCCTTCAACACATGGCGGAAGGTCGTGGGGCGCGAATCGATCGTCTGCTCGGTCGCTGGACGCGCTGGCGTGAGTCGATCGGTTGGCCGCGGTTGATCGGCTTCTACGGGACGCTGGTCGAACAGTGCGTCCGCCACCGCTATGTCACCACCGCGGCGGCGATCGCGCTCTCGATGATCAGCCTCGCCATGGTCGCGGGAGGTCGAGTGACCTTCACCTTCCTGCCCGCCGACGACTCGGAGAACATGGTGGTCGACTTCCGCCTCCCCATGGGCTCGAGCATCGAGCAGACGCGCGCGTTCGCTCGCCGCGTGGAGATTGCAGCGCAGGGCCAGCCCGAAGTGAAGGCGGTCATCGCGCAGGTCGGCGTGCGCACGAACTTCGAGACTTCTCTCGCCGAAGATGCGGCGAGTCATGTGGGACAGATCTTTCTGGAGCTGACACCGGTTGAGTCGCGCGAGCGCCGCTCGAGCGAGGTGATCGACGCGATTCGCACGGCCCTCGGCAGCGTCGATGAGACGGAGTCATTCAGATTCACGGAGATCTCCGGCGGGCCGGGCGGCGCCGACATCACGCTGGAGGTGCGCAGCGAGGATTCCGGCGAGGTGCGCGCTGTCGCCGATGCCATCAAGCTGCGGCTCACCGCGTTCACCGGCGTTCAGGACATCGCCGATGACAGCTTCGCCTCGCAGCCCGAGCTGCGCGTCTCCATTCGGCCCGCGGCGGCGGCGCTGGGGTTCACTCCCGCCGAGGTCGCGCGTCAACTCCGCGGCTCACTCTTCGGATTGGACGCCCATGTCTATTCGGCGGAGCGCGAGGACATTGATGTCCGCGTCCGACTTGATGAGAACAGTCGGCGTCGCGCCGCGATGGTGCAGGACCTTTGGCTCATCAGCCCCACGGGTCAGCGCGTGCCTCTGAAGGAAATTGCCGAGGTGCGTCGCGCCACGGGATTTGCGGCCATTCGTCGCATCGATCGCGAGCGCACGGTGACCGTGACTGCGGATTGCATCACCGGCGTCAGCCCCGAGGAGATCATGCGTGAACTGCGGCCGCAGATCGCCGAGATCCTCGCCGCTCACCCCGAGGTGCGGGTGCGGGATGGTGGCCGCCAGAAGGACCTGAACGAAGCATTCTCGACGCTGCCATCAGCGGCGATGGCGGCGTTCGCGATGATCTATGTCATCCTCGCGTGGCTCTTCTCAAGCTATGTGCAGCCGTTCGCCGTCATGATGGCCATTCCCTTCGGCATCATCGGGGTGGTGTGGGGGCACCTCTTCCTCGGCTTCGATCTCACCTTCCTGAGCATCATCGGTTTCGTGGCGCTGGCGGGAGTCGTGGTGAACAACTCGCTGATCCTCGTCGACTTCGCGAACGCCGGGAGGCGCGACGGGCTCTCCCTTCAGGACGCGCTCATCCAGGCGGGACGCAAGCGCCTGCGACCGATTCTGCTGACGACGACCACAACGGTCCTCGGTCTTTCGCCGCTCATCCTCGAGACGAGCTTCCAGGCGCGGTTCCTCATCCCGATGGCCATCAGTCTCTGCGGCGGATTGATCAGTTCCGCCTTCCTGACGCTGCTGCTTCTTCCCGCGATTCTCATGATCTTCGATGACATCAGGAAACTTCCGGCGCGGCTGCTCGGCGTATCTTCTCCACCATGA
- the gatA gene encoding Asp-tRNA(Asn)/Glu-tRNA(Gln) amidotransferase subunit GatA produces MIDFAPPSADAPDATSIRDAIRSRSTSAEAIVAAHLRRIESANPVLNAYHEVFREEALERARQIDERLEHGGDPGLLAGVPVAIKDNIATRLGRTTCSSKMLEHYRSPFDATVVERLHAAGAIVIGKTNLDEFAMGSSTEHCAWGPVRNPWDPERVPGGSSGGSAAAVTADLAAIALGSDTGGSIRQPAALCGCVGVKPTYGRVSRFGLVAFGSSLDQIGPFTRSVRDAALVLTAITGIDPRDSTSADHPAEDFTRGLDEPPAKLRIGLPSAYMSDANDPEVNRVITDAIERFRSAGAEIVPVDLPLTDIGVSTYYVIAPAEACSNLARFDGIRYGHRAAMRPGDELIDLYARSRAEGFGDEVQRRIMLGTYVLSSGYYDAYYNRALRVRRLIKREFDEAFARCDVIIGPTSPTPAFRVGERSDPLSMYLCDVYTVNANIAGICGMSMPAGFAERNGRPLPVGLQLQAPAFEEHRMLRVARLFEVLREAVSA; encoded by the coding sequence ATGATCGACTTTGCGCCGCCCTCGGCCGATGCGCCGGATGCGACCAGCATCCGCGACGCGATTCGAAGTCGCTCAACCAGCGCCGAGGCGATCGTCGCAGCGCACCTGCGTCGCATCGAGAGCGCGAACCCCGTCCTGAATGCCTACCACGAGGTCTTCCGCGAGGAAGCGCTTGAGCGCGCACGACAGATCGACGAGCGCCTCGAGCATGGCGGCGACCCGGGCCTGCTGGCCGGCGTGCCGGTGGCGATCAAGGACAACATCGCCACGCGACTCGGCCGAACCACATGCAGTTCGAAGATGCTGGAGCACTATCGCTCGCCCTTCGATGCGACGGTCGTCGAGCGACTCCATGCCGCGGGCGCCATCGTGATCGGCAAGACGAATCTCGATGAGTTCGCGATGGGGTCATCCACCGAGCACTGCGCGTGGGGCCCGGTGCGGAATCCATGGGACCCCGAGCGAGTTCCGGGCGGTTCGAGTGGTGGCAGCGCCGCCGCCGTCACGGCGGACCTCGCGGCGATCGCCCTGGGTTCGGACACCGGTGGAAGCATCCGCCAGCCCGCGGCGCTCTGCGGGTGTGTGGGTGTGAAGCCCACATACGGACGAGTGAGCCGCTTCGGATTGGTCGCGTTCGGTTCGAGCCTCGACCAGATCGGGCCCTTCACACGCTCGGTGCGCGACGCCGCGCTCGTGCTGACGGCGATCACGGGCATCGATCCGCGCGACTCGACGAGCGCCGATCACCCCGCCGAGGACTTCACGCGCGGACTCGACGAACCACCGGCGAAGCTCCGCATCGGTCTTCCCAGCGCCTACATGAGTGACGCGAACGACCCCGAGGTGAATCGCGTCATCACCGACGCGATCGAGCGCTTCCGCAGCGCTGGCGCCGAGATCGTGCCGGTCGATCTGCCGCTCACCGACATCGGAGTCAGCACCTACTATGTGATCGCACCCGCCGAGGCGTGTTCGAATCTCGCTCGCTTTGACGGCATCCGCTACGGCCACCGGGCGGCGATGCGGCCGGGTGATGAGCTCATCGATCTCTACGCACGCTCACGCGCCGAGGGTTTCGGTGACGAGGTGCAGCGACGCATCATGCTGGGCACCTATGTGCTGAGTTCGGGCTACTACGACGCGTACTACAACCGGGCACTGCGCGTGCGGCGCCTCATCAAGCGGGAGTTCGACGAGGCGTTCGCCCGCTGCGATGTGATCATCGGTCCCACGAGTCCCACACCGGCCTTCCGGGTCGGCGAGCGCAGCGATCCACTGTCGATGTACCTTTGCGATGTCTACACCGTGAATGCGAACATCGCGGGGATCTGCGGCATGTCCATGCCCGCCGGGTTCGCCGAGCGCAACGGTCGCCCCCTGCCCGTCGGTCTCCAGCTCCAGGCACCCGCCTTCGAAGAGCATCGGATGCTGCGCGTGGCGCGACTCTTCGAGGTGCTGCGCGAAGCGGTGTCGGCCTAG
- the gatC gene encoding Asp-tRNA(Asn)/Glu-tRNA(Gln) amidotransferase subunit GatC, with amino-acid sequence MQREPLSVEAVAHVARLARLELSKERIDAYRTQLAGVLEHVAKVNAIAVDGVEPMAYPFETSNRLAEDEIAPPMPLDDLLMNAPATEGRFLAVPRVLAEGD; translated from the coding sequence ATGCAGCGTGAACCGCTCTCTGTCGAGGCCGTGGCCCATGTCGCCCGACTGGCCCGTTTGGAACTCTCCAAGGAACGCATCGACGCCTATCGCACGCAACTTGCCGGCGTCCTCGAACATGTGGCCAAGGTGAACGCCATCGCCGTCGATGGCGTCGAGCCGATGGCCTATCCCTTCGAAACCTCCAATCGCCTGGCCGAGGATGAGATCGCTCCGCCGATGCCGCTCGATGACCTTCTCATGAATGCACCCGCCACCGAGGGGCGCTTCCTTGCTGTTCCCAGGGTGCTCGCGGAGGGCGACTGA
- a CDS encoding helix-turn-helix domain-containing protein yields the protein MKLFYTLEEAAQKLGKSTDEVMAMARSGQLQEFRDKEKIMFKVESIDLLSGGDDDLHLDDIKLSDSAAGGSSMNLGDDLPKGGSVAGGTGGGRSDASGIGLMDSGAGMAPKAPKPASAFDSMGSVAGSSVRPGQGENMNIETVGSGSGILDLDSESDDTTLGAEHLDQAFQSDDAPEPLPNASGLFERGDVESGGNLVSAGATAGITPMPLGVYAESYDGAWSGVGVAGMVAALVGLVAMGLVVLLSLGGGTAQLARTVSEGWMFWTGGFALVTAVLMAIGFFVGRATE from the coding sequence ATGAAGTTGTTCTACACGCTCGAGGAAGCCGCCCAGAAGCTCGGCAAGAGCACCGACGAGGTCATGGCCATGGCCCGCTCGGGTCAGCTCCAGGAGTTCCGTGACAAGGAGAAGATCATGTTCAAGGTCGAGTCGATCGACCTTCTCTCCGGCGGCGACGATGATCTGCACCTCGACGACATCAAGCTCAGCGACAGCGCCGCCGGCGGGTCGAGCATGAACCTCGGTGACGATCTCCCCAAGGGTGGCTCCGTCGCGGGCGGGACCGGTGGTGGTCGCAGCGACGCGAGCGGCATCGGCCTGATGGATTCCGGCGCGGGCATGGCTCCCAAGGCACCGAAGCCCGCGAGCGCCTTTGACAGCATGGGCAGCGTGGCTGGCAGCAGTGTGCGCCCCGGTCAGGGCGAGAACATGAACATCGAGACCGTCGGCTCCGGAAGCGGAATCCTCGATCTCGATAGCGAGTCCGACGACACGACTCTCGGCGCCGAGCACCTCGATCAGGCTTTCCAGAGCGATGACGCGCCCGAGCCTCTTCCCAATGCGAGCGGGCTCTTCGAGCGCGGCGATGTCGAGAGCGGCGGCAACCTTGTGTCCGCGGGCGCCACGGCTGGCATCACGCCGATGCCCCTTGGCGTCTACGCCGAGAGCTACGACGGCGCTTGGAGCGGAGTGGGCGTGGCTGGCATGGTGGCCGCGCTCGTCGGCCTCGTCGCCATGGGCCTGGTGGTCCTGCTCTCGCTTGGCGGCGGAACGGCGCAACTTGCCCGCACCGTGAGCGAAGGCTGGATGTTCTGGACCGGCGGATTCGCGCTGGTCACGGCCGTGCTCATGGCCATCGGCTTCTTCGTCGGCAGGGCGACCGAGTGA
- a CDS encoding A/G-specific adenine glycosylase: MSRKGSEPWLAERIERWFAKAARPLPWRSRRSGWRAFVSEVMLQQTQASRVAERFADFMRRFSSPTAMAMATEQEVLAAWQGLGYYRRARLLRRAAIQIVKEHGGRVPRSAELLRELPGVGRYTAGAIASTAFGAREAICDGNVTRVILRLRGAPLALREPRAQALAWREAEELVRCATNPGVLNEGLMELGATICTPRQPRCGACPVRDGCTALEQGKVDEIPRPPKRRTVRLERVDTTVVTDSRRTRVLLQQRKPDGMWAAMWETPEGVFGEAQRVGHLRHLTTHRDFRIQVHALAVSTVSRAGAPEVALKGRWIARAQLHRIPMSNATKRVLELALPPSGDRAARAR, encoded by the coding sequence GTGAGCCGCAAGGGAAGCGAACCATGGCTGGCAGAGCGGATTGAGCGCTGGTTCGCCAAGGCCGCCCGCCCGCTTCCGTGGCGATCGAGGCGCAGCGGCTGGCGGGCCTTCGTCTCCGAAGTCATGCTCCAGCAGACGCAGGCGTCCCGCGTCGCCGAGCGGTTTGCGGACTTCATGCGCCGCTTTTCCAGCCCCACCGCGATGGCGATGGCGACGGAGCAGGAAGTCCTCGCGGCGTGGCAGGGGCTCGGCTACTACCGTCGGGCGCGGCTCCTTCGCCGTGCGGCCATCCAGATTGTGAAGGAACATGGCGGCCGCGTGCCCCGCTCGGCGGAGCTCCTGCGCGAGCTTCCCGGCGTCGGGCGTTACACCGCGGGAGCGATTGCGAGCACGGCGTTCGGAGCGCGTGAAGCGATCTGCGACGGCAATGTGACACGCGTCATTCTGCGATTGCGCGGAGCGCCGCTGGCGCTGCGGGAGCCGCGCGCCCAGGCCCTCGCATGGCGCGAAGCGGAGGAACTCGTGCGCTGCGCGACAAACCCGGGGGTGCTCAATGAAGGTCTCATGGAGCTCGGCGCGACGATCTGTACTCCGCGACAGCCGCGCTGCGGAGCGTGCCCGGTGCGGGACGGTTGCACGGCGCTCGAGCAGGGCAAGGTCGATGAGATTCCGCGGCCACCGAAGCGGCGCACAGTGCGCCTCGAGCGAGTCGACACCACGGTGGTCACCGATTCACGGCGAACACGCGTGCTGCTCCAGCAGCGCAAGCCCGATGGCATGTGGGCTGCCATGTGGGAGACTCCCGAAGGCGTGTTCGGCGAAGCGCAGCGCGTCGGACACCTGCGACACCTCACCACGCATCGCGACTTTCGCATTCAGGTGCACGCGCTTGCAGTTTCGACCGTCTCCAGGGCCGGAGCGCCGGAAGTCGCGCTCAAAGGCCGCTGGATCGCCCGGGCGCAGCTTCATCGCATTCCCATGTCGAACGCCACGAAACGCGTGCTGGAGCTGGCGCTTCCGCCCTCAGGCGACCGCGCGGCGCGTGCCCGGTGA
- a CDS encoding HlyD family efflux transporter periplasmic adaptor subunit, whose product MAPPLLTRSKLTALGLAAGVLLVGGAISAMLVATRSRPEQKGLDAIVPRAVVIHLDAIEVQPSFQGFGVAAAFTRADVPSRISSTVLHVPDSILAGAPVSAGQVLVELDPQDALRQLESATQQIAMLDAQLLQLATEEASLVKQVALAEEDAALAKADLDRVRSASDAGAAREREVDRARQAVLAAERSTVILRERLAAIPARRGLLEAQRGAQEALRLQAVTDVDRCRIESPVGGIIQRFDLKPGEMVRAGDLVARVIDSTRIEVPLQLPAGVRPLVRVGDEVEFRSTDRREMKWRAEVSRIAPEDDQRNRTFTVWAERVQDPFAFDAIAPGMFIEGIVTSSQRERLTVVPRRAIRADRVFIVNDGRVQHVDIQEAFPVSGPFPGAEVSDREWVALRSGPPPGSVVVLDAARVLPDGGRIEAVAPSAGRRPEPAP is encoded by the coding sequence ATGGCGCCTCCGCTCCTCACTCGGTCGAAGCTCACCGCCCTTGGTCTGGCGGCGGGCGTTCTGCTGGTGGGCGGCGCCATCTCGGCGATGCTCGTGGCGACCCGTTCCCGACCTGAGCAGAAGGGGCTCGACGCGATCGTGCCGCGCGCGGTGGTGATTCACCTCGACGCGATCGAGGTGCAGCCGAGCTTTCAGGGCTTTGGCGTCGCTGCCGCCTTCACCCGCGCCGATGTGCCCAGTCGAATCTCGTCGACGGTGCTTCATGTGCCCGACTCGATCCTCGCGGGAGCGCCGGTCTCCGCAGGTCAGGTGCTGGTCGAACTTGATCCGCAGGATGCGCTCAGGCAACTCGAATCGGCGACGCAGCAGATTGCCATGCTCGATGCCCAACTCCTGCAATTGGCCACCGAGGAGGCGTCGCTGGTCAAGCAGGTCGCGCTCGCGGAAGAGGACGCCGCACTCGCGAAGGCGGACCTCGATCGCGTGCGGTCGGCGAGCGACGCAGGCGCCGCACGGGAGCGTGAAGTCGATCGGGCCCGGCAGGCGGTGCTCGCGGCGGAGCGATCGACGGTCATCCTTCGGGAGCGCCTCGCGGCAATCCCGGCTCGCCGCGGGCTTCTCGAGGCGCAGCGCGGAGCGCAAGAGGCGCTGCGACTTCAAGCCGTGACTGATGTCGACCGCTGTCGCATCGAAAGTCCCGTCGGCGGCATCATCCAGCGTTTCGACCTCAAGCCTGGTGAGATGGTTCGAGCGGGCGATCTTGTCGCTCGTGTGATCGACTCGACGCGGATCGAGGTGCCGCTGCAACTTCCCGCAGGCGTCAGGCCTTTGGTGCGCGTGGGCGACGAGGTTGAGTTCCGGAGCACCGATCGACGGGAGATGAAGTGGCGCGCCGAGGTCTCGCGCATCGCCCCCGAGGACGATCAGCGCAACCGCACCTTTACCGTGTGGGCGGAGCGGGTGCAGGATCCCTTCGCCTTTGATGCGATTGCGCCGGGCATGTTCATCGAGGGCATCGTGACCAGTTCGCAGCGCGAGCGTCTCACGGTGGTGCCCCGTCGCGCGATTCGTGCGGATCGAGTCTTCATCGTCAACGATGGACGCGTGCAGCATGTCGACATCCAGGAAGCGTTCCCCGTCAGCGGACCGTTTCCCGGCGCCGAGGTCTCCGATCGGGAGTGGGTCGCCCTTCGCAGTGGACCGCCTCCCGGAAGCGTGGTGGTACTCGACGCCGCCCGGGTGCTTCCCGACGGAGGGCGCATCGAGGCGGTCGCCCCCTCGGCGGGTCGGCGCCCGGAGCCCGCGCCGTGA